One Phoenix dactylifera cultivar Barhee BC4 chromosome 8, palm_55x_up_171113_PBpolish2nd_filt_p, whole genome shotgun sequence genomic window carries:
- the LOC103703371 gene encoding aspartyl protease family protein 2-like: MTSPYSTVPLFLALLLYSLLHPYPTSASLFNWSSSVTSHGSPLPGIELPSYLSFNAVTSSDKSSCDHPLDAAGHAEAKVQYRPDDTIYGDDEGDDAAPASSTLKLHLKHRPGKVPGAAEWTGKEYLINSTRRDLSRIQTLLTRRAVEKKKNRKTVSRLRTTAGKTDRRSITSESEEKVAASAPPELAGRLMATLESGITLGSGEYFIDVFVGTPPRHFSLILDTGSDLNWIQCLPCHDCFEQHGPVYDPTASSTYRNVSCGDPRCGLVSPPWPRRSGDQACSYFYWYGDHSNTTGDLALETFTVNLTTADGAGTEFRRVDGVIFGCGHSNRGLFHGAAGLLGLGRGPLSFSSQLRSLYGHTFSYCLVDRNSDLSVSSKLIFGEDRNLLGHPDLNYTSFVNTTGKKDDPADTFYYVHVKEIVVGREVLDIPPETWELSPEGAGGTIVDSGTTLSYFANPAYQAIKEAFVKKVNKYPLMEDFPILSPCYNVSGVEKVELPEFAIRFADGAVWNFPVENYFFRVEPEEIVCLAILGTQNSSLSILGNYQQQNFHIMYDLKKFRLGFAPMKCAQV, from the coding sequence ATGACTTCTCCTTATAGTACGGTTCCCCTCTTCTTGGCTCTCCTCTTGTACTCCCTTCTCCACCCGTATCCCACCTCAGCTTCTCTCTTCAACTGGAGCAGCTCGGTGACGTCCCATGGTTCTCCCCTCCCCGGCATCGAATTGCCGAGCTACCTCAGCTTCAACGCCGTCACCTCCTCCGATAAATCAAGCTGCGATCACCCCCTCGATGCCGCCGGCCATGCTGAAGCGAAGGTCCAATACCGCCCCGATGACACCATCTACGGCGACGATGAAGGCGACGACGCCGCGCCGGCCTCGTCGACCTTGAAGCTCCACCTCAAGCACCGGCCTGGGAAGGTCCCCGGTGCCGCCGAGTGGACTGGAAAAGAATATCTGATCAACTCCACCCGCAGAGATCTTTCAAGAATCCAGACGCTTCTCACGAGGAGGGCtgtagagaagaagaagaaccgtAAAACCGTGTCTCGCCTTAGGACGACCGCCGGCAAGACCGATCGCCGCTCGATCACCTCCGAGTCGGAGGAAAAGGTGGCGGCTTCGGCGCCGCCGGAGCTCGCGGGGCGGCTGATGGCCACCCTGGAATCCGGCATCACCCTCGGCTCCGGCGAGTACTTCATAGACGTATTCGTCGGCACGCCGCCGCGGCACTTCTCCCTGATCCTCGACACGGGCAGCGACCTGAACTGGATCCAATGCCTGCCGTGCCACGACTGCTTCGAGCAGCACGGTCCCGTCTATGACCCCACCGCCTCCTCCACCTACCGCAACGTCAGCTGCGGCGATCCCCGCTGCGGCCTCGTCTCGCCGCCGTGGCCCCGCCGTTCCGGCGACCAAGCCTGCTCCTACTTCTACTGGTACGGCGACCACTCCAACACCACCGGCGACCTCGCCCTGGAGACGTTTACCGTCAACCTCACCACCGCGGACGGCGCCGGCACCGAGTTCCGCCGCGTGGACGGCGTCATTTTCGGGTGCGGCCACTCGAACCGGGGTCTCTTCCACGGCGCCGCCGGCCTCCTGGGCCTCGGCCGCGggcccctctccttctcctcccagCTCCGCTCCCTCTACGGCCACACCTTCTCCTACTGCCTCGTCGACCGCAACAGCGACCTCAGCGTCTCCAGCAAGCTCATCTTCGGCGAGGACCGCAACCTCCTCGGCCACCCCGATCTCAACTATACCTCCTTCGTCAACACCACCGGTAAGAAGGACGACCCGGCCGACACCTTCTACTACGTCCACGTAAAGGAGATAGTCGTCGGCCGGGAGGTGCTGGATATCCCTCCAGAGACGTGGGAATTGTCGCCGGAGGGGGCGGGCGGAACCATCGTGGACTCCGGCACGACGCTGAGCTACTTCGCGAACCCGGCCTACCAAGCGATCAAGGAGGCCTTCGTCAAGAAGGTGAACAAGTATCCATTGATGGAGGACTTCCCCATACTGAGTCCTTGCTACAATGTGTCGGGCGTCGAGAAAGTGGAGCTGCCGGAGTTCGCAATCCGGTTCGCGGACGGGGCGGTGTGGAACTTCCCGGTGGAGAATTACTTCTTCCGGGTGGAGCCGGAGGAGATCGTCTGCCTCGCCATCCTCGGGACGCAGAACTCGTCGCTCTCGATCCTGGGGAATTATCAGCAGCAGAATTTCCACATCATGTATGATTTGAAGAAGTTCCGGCTGGGGTTTGCGCCGATGAAGTGTGCTCAAGTGTAG